The Streptomyces noursei ATCC 11455 sequence TAGGCCCCTCGGGCTGTGGCAAGACGACCACGATGAAGATGGTGAACCGGCTCATCGAACCCACCGACGGCCGGATCCTCCTCGACGGCGAGGACATCGCCGACGCCGACCCGGTCGAACTCCGCCGCCACATCGGCTACGTCATCCAGCAGGTCGGGCTCTTCCCCCACAAGACCGTCCTGGACAACACCGCCACCGTCCCCCACCTCCTCGGCCGGCCGCGCAAAGCGGCCCGGGCCCGCGCCGCCGAACTCCTGGACCTGGTCGGCCTGGACCCGTCCGTCTACGGCGACCGCTACCCCGACCAGCTCTCCGGCGGCCAGCGGCAGCGCGTGGGCGTGGCCCGCGCGCTCGCCGCCGACCCACCCGTGCTGCTGATGGACGAGCCCTTCGGCGCGGTCGACCCGGTCGTCCGCGAGCACCTCCAGAACGAGTTCCTGCGGCTCCAGTCCACGCTCCACAAGACGGTGCTCTTCGTCACCCACGACATCGAGGAGGCGGTCCGGCTCGGCGACCGCATCGCCGTCTACGGCGCCGGACGGATCGAGCAGCTGGACACCCCGGCGACGGTCCTGGGCGCCCCGGCGACCCCGTACACCGCCGAGTTCGTGGGCGCCGACCGGGGTCTGAAGCGGCTCGCGGTCACCCCCGTCGAGGCCGCCGACCTCGACGAGCCGCCGGTGGTCCGCCTGGACGACCCGGCCTCCCGGGCCGCCGACGCGCTCTCCGCCGCCGACGCCCCCTGGGCCGTCGTCCTGGACACCGACGGATCGCCCTACGGCTGGGTGGCGGCCGACGCGCTCACCGGCCCCGCCGCGGACCGCACCGCCGGCGTCCGCGATCTGGCCCGCCCGATGACCGCCGCGGTGCCGCTCGGCACCCCGCTCCGGCAGGCGCTGAGCACGCTGCTCCAGCACGACGCGGGCTGGCTCGCGGTCCTCGACGGCGACCGCTACCGGGGCGTCCTCACGCCCGGCGCCCTGCACGGCGCACTGCGCCGCGCCACCACCGCGGACGCCGCCGACCTCCCGCGCGACGAGGTCGGCCTGGACACCGTCCCGCGGGCCTGAAGCGCACGGGGGCCCCGGTCGGACCGCGTCGGTCCGGCCGGGGCTCCCGTCACGTCGGCGTCGCGGTCAGGCCCGCGTCGCGCCGGGGCCGTCGTCGCCGTCCTCGCCCTCGGGCAGCTTGCAGACCCGTTCCAAGAAGATCGCCGCGGCGATCACGCCGGCCCCGGCGACCACCGAGAGCCCGGCGTACACCGCCTGGCTGCTGCGCGCGTCGTCCACCCCCGACGTCAACAGGAAGGCCCCGACGCCGCCGTACAAACCGGCGACCAGCGACGCCACCAGGGCGCTCGCCTGGCCGAAGACCACCGCCCGGGCGGCCACCAGCGGTTCGACGCCCTTCGCCCCGGGCCGCCGCTCGCGCTGCGCCCGCAGCCGGGACCGCAGCGAGAAGGCCGTGCCCGCCAGCACCGCGGCGATCAGCGCCAACACGATCGGCGCCGCCACCGGCACGCTGGGAAGGGTCCCGAACGAGTCCCACAACCGGGCGCCCGCCCAGGCCAGGATCCCCACCACCAGGAACAGCCCGACCAGGACCTTGATCCGTAGCTGCTTCACCGCGCGATCGCCCCTCGCAC is a genomic window containing:
- a CDS encoding ABC transporter ATP-binding protein (Members of the family are the ATP-binding subunit of ABC transporters for substrates such as betaine, L-proline or other amino acids, choline, carnitine, etc. The substrate specificity is best determined from the substrate-binding subunit, rather than this subunit, as it interacts with the permease subunit and not with substrate directly.) — translated: MIRFEHVTKRYADGTTAVDDLSFEVAKGELITLVGPSGCGKTTTMKMVNRLIEPTDGRILLDGEDIADADPVELRRHIGYVIQQVGLFPHKTVLDNTATVPHLLGRPRKAARARAAELLDLVGLDPSVYGDRYPDQLSGGQRQRVGVARALAADPPVLLMDEPFGAVDPVVREHLQNEFLRLQSTLHKTVLFVTHDIEEAVRLGDRIAVYGAGRIEQLDTPATVLGAPATPYTAEFVGADRGLKRLAVTPVEAADLDEPPVVRLDDPASRAADALSAADAPWAVVLDTDGSPYGWVAADALTGPAADRTAGVRDLARPMTAAVPLGTPLRQALSTLLQHDAGWLAVLDGDRYRGVLTPGALHGALRRATTADAADLPRDEVGLDTVPRA
- a CDS encoding DUF3180 domain-containing protein; the protein is MKQLRIKVLVGLFLVVGILAWAGARLWDSFGTLPSVPVAAPIVLALIAAVLAGTAFSLRSRLRAQRERRPGAKGVEPLVAARAVVFGQASALVASLVAGLYGGVGAFLLTSGVDDARSSQAVYAGLSVVAGAGVIAAAIFLERVCKLPEGEDGDDGPGATRA